Part of the Diabrotica virgifera virgifera chromosome 6, PGI_DIABVI_V3a genome, tttttagatactattattctactagtacaccaaataaacattttgcaggatccttgggattttaaagctctctttctaataattttttgaggatcacatacatatacattcataataagatgtttcatgttcttgtactctcgttctcttcctgtgccatccatacagtgcaaatctaaaaaacaacataacaggtgattacatgggtagttatactacttacagcttactttgtatctactctattatctagtattactctattaatatctacctacataaaactatctttgaaatctaaatttttgatatcaacatcaaccttaatacttaaaaaataaataataatgtggaagttacatacctaaaagtttttgaattgcaattttatcaactggaaaagactgcaacataatgagttttaaattatgacacagtacaatatttattgtttcaatcatagaaaaaagtgttgtgtgatttggtagaatgcgatcttaccatgccccgctaactctaataaaaaacatgtaatcgtatttattttccttccgtttagtcagaggcgctgatgtcgacattgtgattggtggaacatgacttttgacaaatcgtgcgctatctgtgaatctgtaatctgtgttcgtgttcgttcgttcgttgtcgttcacttattttatatggtcggttatgtgatgtgtttggtgttttgtgtttagtttgtgtttgtgtcaccataaaaagctgatattcagtcgtgttttttgatatttttgttatttcataatcgagtacctttttaaaggtaagtttttctgattgtaggtactgtttatccaacagttttaaaatacacattttatttcgcgttttgttgttgggtctaatggccgatcagctgttgtgtgcagccgataaattcaacaagtaaacatgtatttaatcgaaattaaatactaatatttctatgtaaaatgtcacattattgtataaataaataattaagaaacaaaagttgtttgtgttttacctttattggccactttaatataatattaaatattggaagtaccgtatgggggctatggtgtacctagcgtggaggctagataacgctacccttcctatccaatcaacagcaagaacgtttaaaatttcacacctatcatgtcgaagctacagaccacttatgtggaggccagatttgtagtatccttccaatttcccaggtgctgaaatacgtgacatattttttgaagggtaagatcgcattctaccaaatcagacaacacttttttctatggatcttactctttaaaaaacatgtcacgtatttcagcgccatctaagcacctggttaaatggaaggatactacaaatctggcctccacataagtggtctgtagcttcgacatgataggtatGAAATTTTAAACGctcttgttgttgattggataggaagggtgccataatctagcctccatgctaggtacatagcctccatacggtacttccaatatttaatattttattcaattggacaataaaggtaaaacacaaacaacttttgcttcttacttatttatttataaaataatgtgacattctacatagaaatatgagtatttaatttggattaaataaatgtttacttgttgaacttttccaccgtctgcacacaacagctgaacggagccattagacctaacaacaaaacgcgaaataaagtgtgtattttaaaactgttggataaacagtacctacaaccagaaaaacttacctttaaaaaggtacacgattacaaaataacaaaaatatcaaaaaacacgactgaatatcagctttttatggtgacacaaacacatcacataaccgaccatataaaataactgaacgacaacgaacgaacgaacacgaacactgaagacagattcacagatagcgcaggatttgtcaaaagtcatgttccaccaatcacaatgccgacatcagcgcctctggcaaaatggaaggaaaataaatacgattacatgttttttattagagttcgCGGGGCATGGTTtcaatttacatgtaaataaaataataataataatcctaatcacttgtaaaagtaaggttaagatttttgacttgagaaaacagaattgtcaaatttaaaaccaaactgGCAAAAGactctaaaattttaaaattcccgctaaaaggaatctggcaacattgccgttgtttgctggacatttaatctctccccGTAGTACAATCGCTGCCACTTATAGCGGAGATTATTCGACATAAGAATATTGTGCGAACATCGGTACTGGCACGcctgaaaagagaaagattttacgagcattctatgtaagtgacggagaaagagctatattggactatttagTATACCTTAAAATGAGAATCTTTGTACCGGGCATGAGggtatctatttattttgagtttctttacatGCTG contains:
- the LOC126885821 gene encoding uncharacterized protein LOC126885821; protein product: MLQSFPVDKIAIQKLLDLHCMDGTGREREYKNMKHLIMNVYVCDPQKIIRKRALKSQGSCKMFIWCTSRIIVSKNIETDCCAVTYFKTHYGHDDDIEHLHKYQNQINISSKFILRLSSKIKLQTVQDSIIA